Proteins co-encoded in one Bremerella sp. TYQ1 genomic window:
- a CDS encoding 3-isopropylmalate dehydrogenase → MKIAVIGGDGTGPEVTAEALKVMDAAAKLEGFSIEKTEFGFGGDHYLKTGEILPEGAVDELRKFDAIFLGAIGHPDVAPGILEKGLLLQLRFQLDQYINLRPVKLYPGVDTPLKDKGPEEIDFVVVRENTEDLYAGVGGFLKKGTADEVATQTAMYTRKGCERWLRWAFEYTQKRNNPKGKKLTLVAKTNVLTYGHDLVWRTFQEVAKDYPDVEPDYNHVDACCMWMVKNPEYYDVIATTNMFGDIITDLAGILQGGMGVAAGGNINPDAGGTSMYEPMGGSAPKYTGQNVINPIAAISAAAMLLEHSGQPAAGARVLKAIQTVTGTKMKSQSAGKMGYGTSEVGDLVVDALGS, encoded by the coding sequence ATGAAAATTGCCGTTATTGGTGGAGATGGAACCGGGCCCGAAGTTACCGCAGAAGCCCTGAAAGTGATGGACGCGGCTGCGAAGCTGGAAGGTTTCAGCATTGAAAAGACCGAATTTGGATTCGGTGGTGACCACTATCTGAAGACCGGCGAAATTCTGCCTGAGGGTGCCGTCGACGAGTTGCGTAAGTTCGACGCCATCTTCCTCGGTGCGATCGGTCATCCTGACGTCGCCCCTGGTATTTTGGAAAAGGGTTTGCTGCTGCAACTTCGTTTCCAATTGGATCAGTACATCAATTTGCGTCCGGTGAAGCTCTACCCCGGCGTCGACACGCCGCTGAAGGACAAAGGTCCCGAAGAGATCGATTTCGTCGTTGTGCGTGAAAACACCGAAGACCTTTATGCCGGTGTGGGTGGTTTCCTGAAGAAGGGAACCGCGGACGAAGTCGCCACGCAGACCGCTATGTATACCCGTAAGGGATGCGAACGATGGCTACGCTGGGCGTTTGAATACACCCAAAAGCGAAACAACCCTAAAGGCAAGAAGCTGACGCTCGTCGCTAAAACCAACGTGCTGACTTACGGTCACGATTTGGTTTGGCGTACATTCCAGGAAGTTGCCAAAGATTACCCAGACGTCGAACCAGATTACAATCACGTCGATGCATGCTGCATGTGGATGGTCAAGAATCCGGAATACTACGACGTGATCGCGACGACGAACATGTTCGGCGACATCATCACCGACCTCGCAGGCATCCTGCAAGGTGGCATGGGGGTTGCAGCAGGTGGTAACATCAACCCAGACGCCGGTGGTACCAGCATGTACGAACCGATGGGTGGTAGTGCTCCGAAGTACACCGGTCAAAACGTGATCAACCCGATTGCGGCGATCAGTGCTGCGGCGATGCTGCTGGAACACAGCGGTCAGCCAGCGGCTGGGGCTCGCGTGTTGAAGGCGATTCAAACTGTCACCGGTACGAAGATGAAGAGCCAAAGCGCCGGCAAGATGGGCTACGGCACTTCCGAAGTGGGCGATTTGGTCGTCGACGCGCTCGGCTCCTAG
- a CDS encoding metallophosphoesterase, with the protein MGHSTTRRHFLGTSLGLTLGAAATTAEARPFAATPLEKPHEALRILHLTDIHIRPEVVAPQRCERLLAAAIAQSGEIDLVLNGGDSIYAADYGDISRERVLEQWKLWDEVVAKPLSPWRMLSALGNHDMWWAAPDKQDPMYGKDYVLKRLHQESRYLSIVEGGWLIVVLDCNNSGLLDEKQLAWLHVQANQHSELPMLIMSHQPICMAQQWIGSGMSQRQHQIVDPLVDKRLSARPVYFLSGHEHVIDTLSYANVSFLCNGAFSGAWWQYELVKPGHYEGNNSVSGTPMGFATIDLNRDGTLINSYVDMTDSQDGKLLEPFA; encoded by the coding sequence ATGGGGCATTCCACCACTCGACGCCACTTTCTTGGCACTTCGTTAGGACTCACGCTCGGGGCCGCCGCAACGACGGCAGAAGCACGACCGTTTGCTGCCACCCCGCTCGAGAAACCGCACGAAGCACTGCGGATATTGCACCTGACCGATATCCACATTCGCCCGGAAGTGGTAGCACCGCAGCGCTGCGAAAGATTGCTCGCCGCTGCGATTGCTCAGTCTGGTGAGATCGACTTGGTGCTCAATGGCGGCGATTCGATTTATGCGGCCGATTACGGCGACATCAGCCGGGAACGCGTGCTTGAACAGTGGAAGCTCTGGGACGAGGTAGTCGCAAAACCGTTGAGCCCATGGCGAATGCTCTCCGCACTAGGCAATCACGACATGTGGTGGGCAGCACCCGACAAGCAAGATCCGATGTACGGCAAGGACTACGTCCTGAAACGGCTCCATCAAGAGTCGCGTTACTTAAGCATTGTCGAAGGTGGCTGGTTGATTGTCGTACTCGATTGCAACAACTCAGGCCTTCTCGATGAAAAGCAACTCGCCTGGCTGCATGTCCAAGCCAACCAGCACTCCGAACTGCCGATGTTGATCATGAGTCATCAGCCGATTTGCATGGCTCAGCAATGGATCGGCAGCGGGATGTCTCAACGGCAACATCAGATCGTCGATCCGTTGGTCGACAAGCGATTGAGTGCCCGACCGGTTTATTTTCTTTCAGGTCACGAGCACGTGATCGATACGCTTTCGTACGCCAACGTAAGCTTCCTGTGCAATGGCGCGTTCAGCGGCGCGTGGTGGCAGTACGAACTCGTCAAGCCAGGCCACTACGAAGGAAACAACAGCGTTTCCGGAACACCGATGGGTTTCGCAACGATCGATTTGAACCGAGACGGGACGTTGATCAACAGCTATGTCGATATGACCGACAGCCAGGATGGCAAGCTTCTCGA
- a CDS encoding STAS domain-containing protein, producing MNLQIISTKDSHVHIAISGKVSQDGIPRDKEPIAGLLGPDAYTLTVLLDLKDAEVIDSSGIGWLLVCHKRFAEHGGRMICYSAPPAVANVFKLMRMDLVFDNAANASEAEKLAGVNVQE from the coding sequence ATGAATCTACAGATCATCTCGACGAAAGACAGCCACGTACACATCGCCATCTCTGGCAAAGTGAGCCAGGACGGCATTCCCCGAGATAAAGAGCCGATTGCCGGGCTGCTGGGGCCAGATGCTTACACGTTGACGGTGCTGTTGGATCTGAAAGATGCCGAAGTTATCGATTCCAGTGGAATTGGGTGGCTGTTGGTGTGTCACAAACGATTTGCCGAACATGGCGGACGCATGATCTGCTACTCGGCACCCCCGGCCGTAGCCAACGTTTTCAAGTTGATGCGGATGGATTTGGTCTTTGATAACGCGGCGAATGCCTCGGAAGCGGAGAAATTAGCTGGTGTCAACGTACAAGAATAA
- a CDS encoding GspE/PulE family protein — protein MSTYKNNSHGIDFSHVDLASLDPEAQMRLLIEHASMTGASDLFIFAGEPEYQVAMRLWGRMRNITRLPASEGKQLLNYVKALAGIDITERRRPQDGRWIYRDDEKVIDLRLNLIPTREGEDLTIRLLDRKNNLLSIDQIGLGRHDRNALMEMLQSESGLVLVTGPTGTGKTTTLYACLQHLNDGNRKINTLEDPIEFSLPGIRQSQVNTKVGLDFPELLRGVIRQQPDIIMVGEIRDKETAVTAVRAANSGHLVFATLHAPVATGAVQSMLSFDIHPYFLASCLRGVIAQRLVRVLDPESRMKYELGATGNTFADIEPLLEEGQGTYFYGPDPSAENEGYCGRTAIFEMVTINRTLRDAIINRKPTLELEQLAEEMGMITFRKAAMLKVAQGETSMEEVFKSIPVEYLDLETTG, from the coding sequence GTGTCAACGTACAAGAATAACTCGCACGGAATTGACTTCTCTCACGTCGATCTGGCCAGCCTCGACCCGGAAGCCCAAATGCGGCTTCTGATCGAGCACGCTTCCATGACCGGCGCAAGCGACTTGTTTATCTTCGCCGGAGAGCCGGAATATCAAGTGGCAATGCGTTTGTGGGGGCGGATGCGGAACATCACCCGGCTTCCTGCTTCCGAAGGCAAACAGCTGCTGAACTATGTGAAGGCGCTCGCCGGCATCGATATCACCGAGCGTCGCCGTCCGCAGGATGGTCGTTGGATCTACCGCGACGACGAAAAGGTGATCGATCTTCGCTTGAATCTGATCCCGACGCGCGAAGGAGAAGACCTGACGATTCGCTTGCTCGATCGTAAGAATAACTTGCTCTCGATCGATCAGATTGGTCTCGGCCGGCACGACCGCAACGCGTTGATGGAAATGCTGCAGTCGGAATCTGGTTTGGTGTTAGTCACCGGACCAACTGGCACCGGGAAAACGACGACGCTCTATGCGTGTCTGCAGCATCTTAACGATGGCAACCGCAAGATTAACACGCTGGAAGATCCGATCGAATTCTCGTTGCCAGGTATTCGGCAATCGCAAGTGAACACCAAAGTCGGACTCGACTTTCCCGAACTGCTTCGCGGTGTGATTCGTCAGCAGCCCGACATTATCATGGTGGGCGAAATTCGCGACAAAGAAACCGCCGTAACCGCCGTTCGTGCGGCCAACAGTGGCCACCTGGTCTTCGCCACGCTGCATGCTCCTGTCGCAACTGGGGCCGTGCAAAGCATGTTGTCGTTCGACATTCATCCTTACTTTCTCGCCAGCTGCCTGCGGGGTGTGATCGCTCAGCGTTTAGTGCGTGTGCTCGATCCCGAATCACGGATGAAGTACGAGCTCGGCGCGACTGGCAACACGTTTGCCGATATCGAGCCGCTGTTGGAAGAGGGGCAAGGGACCTACTTCTATGGACCAGATCCATCCGCCGAAAACGAAGGCTACTGCGGACGAACGGCGATCTTCGAGATGGTCACGATCAATCGCACATTGCGCGATGCGATCATCAATCGCAAGCCGACTCTCGAACTTGAGCAGCTCGCCGAAGAGATGGGCATGATCACGTTCCGCAAAGCGGCCATGCTGAAAGTCGCCCAAGGCGAAACGAGCATGGAAGAAGTGTTCAAGAGCATTCCGGTCGAATATCTCGATCTGGAAACGACCGGGTAA
- a CDS encoding DUF1559 domain-containing protein has product MTFHLRKTGFTLVELLVVIAIIGILIALLLPAVQQAREAARRMQCTNNFKQIGLALHNYHDTHGNFPYGFRLGNIGNRDCWFQRLLPFVEQTALQDVYEECIRTPSADGGNLSGGVSYVYTIPSKFQGSLLGGAVIDMFNCPSEPNNPAYCRGNQVGNYVLCNGSDFFKRTANPPNNTKGMFYYESSTGFNNLTDGSSNTAMGSEAIIRGANRAGHIYDAGGYWQGANHGEGFFSTQQAPNTTLPDLIVRSDTNDNECTNGQWDQIAPCEDVGYDDNNSSGGYRNSARSYHPGGVNVVLGDASVRFIPETINLETWRNLGSTSDGQVLGSF; this is encoded by the coding sequence ATGACGTTTCATCTTCGGAAGACCGGTTTCACGCTCGTCGAGCTGCTGGTGGTCATCGCCATTATCGGCATTCTCATTGCTCTTTTGTTGCCTGCGGTTCAACAAGCTCGTGAAGCCGCACGACGCATGCAGTGCACCAACAACTTCAAACAAATTGGCTTGGCTCTGCACAACTATCACGATACCCACGGTAATTTTCCGTATGGTTTTCGCCTGGGAAACATTGGCAATCGCGACTGCTGGTTCCAGCGTCTGCTTCCTTTTGTGGAACAGACGGCCCTGCAGGATGTTTACGAAGAATGTATCCGCACGCCGTCAGCCGATGGTGGTAACTTGAGCGGCGGTGTTTCGTACGTTTATACGATTCCGTCAAAGTTCCAAGGCAGCCTGCTCGGCGGTGCGGTGATCGACATGTTCAATTGCCCTTCCGAGCCGAACAATCCTGCCTACTGCCGCGGCAATCAGGTCGGTAACTACGTGCTGTGTAACGGAAGCGATTTCTTCAAGCGAACGGCGAATCCTCCAAACAACACCAAGGGGATGTTCTACTACGAATCCAGCACCGGTTTTAACAACCTGACCGACGGTAGCTCGAACACGGCAATGGGTAGCGAAGCAATCATCCGTGGAGCGAACCGCGCTGGACATATCTACGATGCCGGCGGTTACTGGCAAGGCGCCAATCATGGCGAAGGTTTCTTCTCGACACAGCAAGCCCCGAATACAACGCTGCCAGACTTGATCGTACGTAGCGACACCAACGACAACGAATGCACCAACGGTCAGTGGGATCAAATCGCTCCGTGCGAAGACGTTGGCTACGACGACAACAACTCTAGTGGCGGCTACCGCAACTCGGCACGCAGCTACCATCCAGGCGGCGTGAATGTTGTGCTGGGCGACGCATCGGTTCGTTTCATTCCGGAAACGATCAACTTGGAAACGTGGCGAAACCTGGGCTCGACCAGCGACGGTCAGGTCTTAGGCAGCTTCTAA
- a CDS encoding SDR family NAD(P)-dependent oxidoreductase has translation MSVKSLFSLTDRTALITGGSKGIGKAIARAFAESGANVCITARHEDELKGAADEIAQGLSVQVEYRVCDMSDRAAVDAMAIDVMQAFQGVDILINNAGTNKPENLTETTDEVWDEVLELNFTACMRLARHVVPGMKEKNWGRIIHLSSVMALASNPGRGLYSGTKAALIGMARAHALELGPFGITVNCICPGPIATDLPMSLLNDEQKQRFAERTAVKRWGETIDMVGPALLLGSDAGAYITGSTILADGGLICRTFD, from the coding sequence ATGTCCGTGAAAAGTCTATTCAGCCTGACCGATCGTACCGCGCTGATTACCGGGGGAAGTAAGGGAATCGGCAAAGCGATTGCCAGAGCCTTCGCTGAAAGCGGAGCCAATGTCTGCATTACCGCGCGGCATGAAGATGAGCTCAAAGGAGCCGCCGACGAGATTGCCCAGGGACTGAGTGTCCAAGTCGAGTACCGTGTTTGTGACATGTCCGATCGGGCTGCGGTCGATGCCATGGCGATCGACGTGATGCAGGCCTTCCAGGGCGTCGACATTCTGATCAACAACGCAGGCACCAACAAACCCGAAAACTTAACGGAAACTACCGACGAAGTTTGGGATGAGGTGTTAGAACTTAACTTCACTGCATGCATGCGTTTGGCTCGACATGTCGTCCCTGGAATGAAGGAAAAGAACTGGGGACGAATCATCCATCTTTCGAGTGTCATGGCACTGGCTTCCAATCCTGGACGCGGACTGTATTCCGGGACGAAGGCAGCACTGATCGGGATGGCTCGGGCTCATGCGTTGGAGTTGGGCCCTTTCGGGATTACCGTCAACTGCATTTGCCCTGGCCCGATTGCCACCGACCTGCCGATGAGCTTGTTAAACGACGAGCAAAAACAGCGTTTCGCCGAGCGGACCGCCGTAAAAAGGTGGGGCGAAACAATCGATATGGTAGGGCCTGCGTTGTTGCTTGGTAGTGATGCGGGCGCCTACATTACAGGTAGTACCATCCTTGCCGATGGTGGACTGATTTGCCGAACGTTTGATTAA